In Kryptolebias marmoratus isolate JLee-2015 linkage group LG4, ASM164957v2, whole genome shotgun sequence, the following proteins share a genomic window:
- the ywhaba gene encoding 14-3-3 protein beta/alpha-A: MEKADLVQKAKLAEQAERYDDMAAAMKAVTEQGHELSNEERNLLSVAYKNVVGARRSSWRVTSSIEQKTEGNEKKQQMAREYREKIEAELQEICNDVLCLLDKFLIPNASQAESKVFYLKMKGDYFRYLSEVASGDRKKDTVENSQQAYQDAFEISKKDMQPTHPIRLGLALNFSVFYYEILNSPEQACSLAKQAFDEAIAELDTLNEDSYKDSTLIMQLLRDNLTLWTSENQGDEAEPGDGDN; this comes from the exons ATGGAGAAGGCCGACCTGGTGCAGAAAGCCAAGCTGGCAGAGCAGGCCGAGCGCTACGACGACATGGCGGCTGCCATGAAGGCTGTGACGGAGCAGGGGCACGAGCTTAGCAACGAGGAGCGCAACCTGCTTTCTGTCGCCTATAAGAACGTG GTGGGAGCTCGCCGCTCATCCTGGCGTGTCACCTCCAGCATTGAGCAGAAGACGGAGGGCAACGAGAAGAAACAGCAGATGGCCCGCGAATACCGCGAGAAGATTGAGGCTGAGCTCCAAGAAATCTGCAACGACGTGCTG tgccTCCTCGACAAATTCCTCATTCCCAACGCATCTCAGGCAGAGAGCAAGGTGTTCTACCTCAAAATGAAAGGAGACTACTTCAGATACCTGTCAGAGGTGGCCTCTGGGGACAGGAAGAAGG aCACGGTGGAGAACTCTCAGCAGGCCTACCAGGACGCCTTCGAGATCAGCAAGAAGGACATGCAGCCGACACACCCCATCCGGCTCGGCCTGGCCCTCAACTTCTCCGTCTTCTACTATGAAATCCTCAACTCGCCCGAGCAGGCCTGCTCTCTGGCCAAGCAG GCTTTCGACGAGGCCATCGCTGAGCTCGACACCTTAAACGAGGACTCGTACAAAGACAGCACGCTGATCATGCAGCTACTAAGGGACAACCTTACT CTGTGGACATCAGAAAACCAGGGAGACGAGGCCGAGCCCGGCGACGGAGACAACTAG